One genomic segment of Pongo pygmaeus isolate AG05252 chromosome 19, NHGRI_mPonPyg2-v2.0_pri, whole genome shotgun sequence includes these proteins:
- the CDK5RAP3 gene encoding CDK5 regulatory subunit-associated protein 3, which translates to MEDHQHVPIDIQTSKLLDWLVDRRHCSLKWQSLVLTIREKINAAIQDMPESEEIAQLLSGSYIHYFHCLRILDLLKGTEASTKNIFGRYSSQRMKDWQEIIALYEKDNTYLVELSSLLVRNVNYEIPSLKKQIAKCQQLQQEYSRKEEECQAGAAEMREQFYHSCKQYGITGENVRGELLALVKDLPSQLAEIGAAAQQSLGEAIDVYQASVGFVCESPTEQVLPMLQFVQKRGNSTVYEWRTGTEPSVVERPHLEELPEQVAEDAIDWGDFAVEAVSEGTDSGISAEAAGIDWGIFPESDSKDPGGDGIDWGDGAVALQITVLEAGTQAPEGVARGPDALTLLEYTETRNQFLDELMELEIFLAQRAVELSEEADVLSVSQFQLAPAILQGQTKEKTVTMVSVLEDLIGKLTSLQLQHLFMILASPRYVDRVTEFLQQKLKQSQLLALKKELMVQKQQEALEEQAALEPKLDLLLEKTKELQKLIEADISKRYSGRPVNLMGTSL; encoded by the exons ATGGAG GACCATCAGCACGTGCCCATCGACATCCAGACCAGCAAGCTGCTCG ATTGGCTGGTGGACAGAAGGCACTGCAGCCTGAAATGGCAGAGTCTGGTGCTGACGATCCGCGAGAAGATCAATGCTGCCATCCAGGATATGCCAGAGAGCGAAGAGATCGCCCAGCTGCTGTCTGGGTCCT ACATTCACTACTTTCACTGCCTAAGAATCCTGGACCTTCTCAAAGGCACAGAGGCCTCCACGAAAAATATTTTTGGCCGATACTCTTCACAGCGGATGAAG GATTGGCAGGAGATTATAGCCCTGTATGAGAAGGACAACACCTACTTAG TGGAACTCTCTAGCCTCCTGGTTCGGAATGTCAACTATGAGATCCCCTCACTGAAGAAGCAGATTGCCAAgtgccagcagctgcagcaagaatACAGCCGCAAGGAGGAGGAGTGCCAGGCAGGGGCTGCCGAGATGCGGGAGCAGTTCTACCACTCCTGCAAGCAGTATGGTATCACG GGCGAAAATGTCCGAGGAGAACTGCTGGCCCTGGTGAAGGACCTGCCGAGTCAGCTGGCTGAGATCGGGGCAGCGGCTCAGCAGTCCCTGGGGGAAGCCATTGACGTGTACCAGGCGTCTGTGGGGTTTGTGTGTGAGAG CCCCACAGAGCAGGTGTTGCCAATGCTGCAGTTCGTGCAGAAGCGGGGAAACTCAACGGTGTACGAGTGGAGGACAGGGACAGAGCCCTCTGTGGTGGAGCGACCCCACCTCGAGGAGCTTCCGGAGCAGGTGGCAGAAGACGCG aTTGACTGGGGCGACTTTGCGGTAGAGGCAGTGTCTGAGGGGACTGACTCTGGCATCTCTGCCGAGGCTGCTGGAATCGACTGGGGCATCTTCCCGGAATCAGATTCAAAG GACCCTGGAGGTGATGGGATAGACTGGGGAGACGGTGCTGTTGCTTTGCAGATCACAGTGCTGGAAGCAGGAACCCAGG CTCCAGAAGGTGTTGCCAGGGGCCCAGATGCCCTGACACTTCTTGAATACACTGAGACCCGGAATCAGTTCCTTGATGAACTCATGGAG CTTGAGATCTTCTTAGCCCAGAgagcagtggagttgagtgaggAGGCAGACGTCCTGTCTGTGAGCCAGTTCCAGCTGGCTCCAGCCATCCTGCAGGGTCAGACCAAAGAGAAGACGGTTACCATGGTGTCAGTGCTGGAGGATCTGATTGGCAAGCTTACCAGTCTTCAACTGCAACACCTGTTTATGATCCTGGCCTCACCAAG GTATGTGGACCGAGTGACTGAATTCCTCCAGCAAAAGCTGAAGCAGTCCcagttgctggctttgaagaaagAGCTGATGGTGCAGAAGCAGCAGGAGGCACTTGAGGAGCAGGCAGCTCTGGAGCCTAAGCTGGACCTGCTGCTGGAGAAGACCAAGGAGCTGCAGAAGCTG ATTGAAGCTGACATCTCCAAGAGGTACAGCGGGCGCCCTGTGAACCTGATGGGAACCTCTCTGTGA